GCAGCCGCTGCCAGTCGGCTGGAGTCGCCCGGCTGAGGTCGAGCTGAGCGCTGGTTGGCCCGCGCAACAGTTCATAGCCCGCTTTGAGTACGGCGGCGGCGATGTGCTGGCCGATAAAGCCGCCCGCTCCCAAGAGCAGCGCCCGTGGGCGTTGAGGAACCACTTGAGCAGGCATCAGTGGGCCGCGCCCATCACCGCAACAGGCTGCACAATGCTGTGTTGGATTACCGGTGCTGAGCCTCTGACCAAGATAGAGCCGAGGCCGGGCATCAAATCGGCCATCCGGCTTTCAAACTCGGCGTTGGCGCGGTCGTAGTCGTCGGGACGGCCAATATCCAGCCAGTAGCCGTTGAATGAGAAGCTGGCCGGATGCTGATTGGTGGCGAGCAAATCCAGCACCAGATCATCGAAGCCGAACGGCTGGCCCGCCGGATAGCGGCGCAAGGTGGAGCGCGAAAAGCCGTAAATACCCATGCTGACCGAGAAATCAAACACCGGCTTTTCGCGGAAGGCCACAATCTCACCGCCCTGAATGTCCAGCACCCCGAACTCGCTGCGAACCTCGCGGACGTAAGTCGCCACCGTCACCGGAGCCGCAGACGCCGCGTGCTGGCGCAGCAGTTTGGCGTAGTTGATATCGGTCAGCACGTCGCCGTTCATCACCAGAAAGTGCTCCGGTAACTGATCTAATGCGCCCAGCAGCGGCCCGATAGTGCCCAGCGGCGAGGCTTCCTGAAGGTATTCGGCCTGGAGA
The DNA window shown above is from Deinococcus detaillensis and carries:
- a CDS encoding sugar phosphate nucleotidyltransferase; the encoded protein is MHAVILAGGKGTRLRPYTTCVPKPLVPIGDQYAILEIVLHQLSHYGFHSVTLAIGHMGQLIRAFVGDGSRWNLQAEYLQEASPLGTIGPLLGALDQLPEHFLVMNGDVLTDINYAKLLRQHAASAAPVTVATYVREVRSEFGVLDIQGGEIVAFREKPVFDFSVSMGIYGFSRSTLRRYPAGQPFGFDDLVLDLLATNQHPASFSFNGYWLDIGRPDDYDRANAEFESRMADLMPGLGSILVRGSAPVIQHSIVQPVAVMGAAH